From the genome of Spinacia oleracea cultivar Varoflay chromosome 2, BTI_SOV_V1, whole genome shotgun sequence, one region includes:
- the LOC130467019 gene encoding uncharacterized mitochondrial protein AtMg00810-like, which produces MKEPEAYRRLVGRLVYLVVTLPDLAYSVYILSQFMQEPRVDHWDATLRVVRYLKGTPGQGILLRADSNLTLQGWCDSDWAVCPITRRSLTVSPLCTWLRIRFFMSAQSTLRLIVILFVML; this is translated from the exons ATGAAGGAGCCTGAGGCTTACCGCCGGCTTGTAGGCCGCCTGGTCTATTTAGTTGTGACTCTTCCGGACCTTGCTTATTCGGTCTATATCTTATCACAATTCATGCAGGAGCCTCGAGTTGACCATTGGGATGCAACATTGAGAGTTGTTCGGTACTTGAAGGGTACACCAGGGCAGGGTATCCTATTACGTGCTGATAGTAATTTAACTTTGCAAGGATGGTGCGACTCAGATTGGGCAGTGTGTCCCATCACTCGTCGTTCTTTAACAG TTAGTCCGCTTTGCACATGGCTAAGAATCCGATTTTTCATGAGCGCACAAAGCACATTGAGGTTGATTGTCATTTTGTTCGTGATGCTATAG